CCGCCTCGGCGCGTGCGAGGTCCGGTCCGGGAGCGCGTCCGCGGTCCACGTTGAAGCCTGCTCGGGTGACGTGGACCGAGCCCAGCATCAACGAGGAGCGATAATAGTCCGGCCACTGTTCGAGGCCACGTTTCACGACTTCCTCGGCCTCGCGCACGCTCGGGCCCGGATCTTCACCGCGAGCGCGCAGGTAGCGGGCGCGCTGAACGAGCAGCATTCCGCGGCCAAGGGGGACGTCATCATCCCTCGGCGAGATGCTTATGGCGTGTTCGATGGACGCTCGGGCCTCGTCCAGCAGAGGAAAGGGATTTCCGCCCCGTGCCCAGGCATCCCTCGCCTGTTCCAGGAACGCCTCCCCTATGGAGAAGTACGGCCATGACGATTTGGGAGCCAGGGTGAGTGCTTGCCGGAACTGCTCCCGGGCGCTCACCAGGTCTGGCACGGGATCCCCACCGCGATTGCTCAGTCGCCGGGCCCGGAACACGTAGGTCGCACCCGAATGCATATATGACGAAATGCGCTTGGGGTCGATGCTCCGAGCCTTGTCGCACGCGAGCAGGGCCTGCGCCAGATCACGATCCGGCTCGGGATTGTAGCGGTCGTCCGCTCGGGAGAGGTACGCCCAGCCGAGGTTTGCCCAGGCATCATAATCGCGAGCATCGATGGCAAGGACCGCCTGCATCTCCTGGATGGCCCTGTCCAGGTGTCCCAGTGAGCTTTCACCGATTTGATTCTCGTACCTGGCCAGGCTATCGAAGAGCCCAAAGCGCTCCTTGTGAAATACAGGACTCCGGTCCTCCGGGCGAATGCTCTCCAGCAAGTCAGCGGCCCTGCGGAATAGCTCGCGAGGATCCGCTCCAAGGATCTGGCGGTAGCGCGCCAGCACCTTGAAGCTGCTCGCCAGGACCATCCGGGCCTCGCTCCGCGCGGGGGCAAGAGCCAGGGCGTGCTCGGCGGCCTTCATGGCCTTCGCGATGATCTCCTCAGTCCCCTCCCTTCTTCTATTGGCCAGGCGGATGTGCAGGCGTGCCAGATCCACCCAGCACATGTAGTCATCGGGTGCGACCGCGAGACACCGCATGAGCGCGTCCTGGGCCCGGGTATAGAAGGGCATCATGTCGCCCTCGAGTTCGTATTGTATGAGCATCTCGGTGACTTCGAGTTGCGCGAGGCCTTTGTGCACGGCAGGGGCGCTCTCGGCGATGGTGGCGGCGGCGACGTAAGCCTTCCTGCCAGCCTCCAGGTCGGCCTTTGCCCTGTCGAAGTTGCTCTCGCGCCAATGCCCGTAGACCCGGGCCACGAAGATGTCCCCGCGCAGTTTAGGGGCCTCGTAGAACCAGGGGAGTCTGCCGCTCACGGCGTCCAGTCGGGCCAGGGCGTCGTCGAGGCGGCCCTCGTAGAAGGCGATGAGTGCCGCGACGTACTCGTTCGAGGGCACCTCGGCTCCCTGGCTCTGCGCGAGGTACGCGAGTGCTGGATCGCGATAGCGGCGCTCGATGTCTCTCAACAGAGACTTCCGGGACTCCCGCCCGTCGGTATCCCCGAAGCGCTTCTCCGCCTCCAGGAGTTTCTCCTGATAGGACTGCCCCAGAGCGAGGGCAAGCGCATAGGCGACCCGTGGCTCACGAAAACCGTGCTGCCACGCGGACTCGAGGTGCTCACGGGCCTTCTCGGGGTCTCCGAGAGCGAGGGCGCCACGTCCCAGCGCGTAGTGCCCCGGTCCCAGCGCCTGCTCGCCGCCCTGGCGCATCTCCACCTCCAACTCCTCCATCCGGGCCTGAATGTCCTGGATGGCCTGGCGCTCCTGCCGCGCATCGTGGAGACGGGAGAGCGCGGAGTAGCGGACCCTGGACTCGATGCGCTCCACCAGCTCGGTGAAGTGGCGAGCGAGGCGCTCGCGCTCGGAGGCTTCGCGGCGGGCCAGGGCGCCCCAGCCCACGGCCGTGGCCAGGGCGAGGAGCGCGGCGGTGGCCGCGGAGAGCAGGAGCCTGTGCTTGTGCAGCCGCTTGCGCAGCCGGTACCCGGGGCCCGTGCGCGCCAGCACGGGCTCGCCCGCGAGGAAACGGTCGAGGTCTTCGGCCAGGGCACGCGCCGAGTCATAGCGGGCGGAGGGCTCCTTCTCCAGGCACTTGAGGGTAATGGCCTCCAACTCCGGCGGGATGTTCCGGTCCAGCGCACGCGGAGGGCGCGGCTCGACGGTCGCGAGGTTGTTGAGCACCTCCAGGCCGTTGCTGCCCTGGATGGGAGGCTGTCCGGTGAGAAGGGCGTAGAGGGTGGCACCCAGGCTGTAGACATCCGCCCGGCGATCCAGCCGGGCGACTTCTCCGCGAGCCTGCTCGGGGGCCATGTAGAGGGGAGTTCCCAGCACGGTACCGGTAACGGTCTCGCTCTCCTTCCAGTCGCTCGCCAGTCCGAAGTCCATGACGTAGGACCTGAGGACACCGTCCTCTCCGCGCTCCACCATGATGTTGGAGGGCTTGACATCGCGATGGATGAGGCCGGCGCGGTGGGCTTCGTGCACTCCCAGGGCCGCGTCCCGGAGCACCAGGGCCTTCTGCTCGACGGTGAGCTCGCGCACGAGAGCGCCCAGTGGCCGGCCCTTCACGTACTGCATGGCGATGAAGACCTTCCCGTCGACCTGACCGACCTCATACACCTTGCAGACGCGCTCGTGGTTCACCCTGGCCTGGGCGCGAGCTTCGGCGAGGAAGCTCCGGGTGAGCTCGGGGTGTTCGTCGCGAACGAACTTGAGTGCCACCTGGCGGCGCAGCCTGGGGTCATAGGCGAGGAACACCCGTCCCATGCCTCCCTGCCCGAGGAACCCCATGGGCTGGTAACGGTCCCATCCTGGGACCGGGAAGGCCGAGCCCTCCGCCCCGTTCCCCGGTGGTGGAGCGGCTGACGGGAGGGTTGCGCCGGCCACCATGGAGGCCGTCTCGTCTAGAGAGGAGACCTGCACAACGGGGGCCTGCCCCTCACCAGCCTGCGTCTCCGTCTCGTCGTCACCGTGCATGGGGATAGGCTCTCACCGGAGCGCCGCGGGTGGGTAGCCCCTCCGGGTAAGCTTGCCGCCGGCATTCCGGCTACCATCCCCCTCGTGACCGGCCCTCGATCGAAGACATGTGCCGCGTGCGGGCGGATCATCGCCGCGAGCGAGGTGTATTACCGCTTCACCCTCGTCCTCCAAGGTGAGCAGGACGTGCTCGGCACACCCGGTAGTGGCTCGGCCGACGAGCTCTCCTCTCTCTTGAAGCAGCTCGAGGAGAGCCCTGAGTCCCCCCAGGAGCTGGAGGAACAGGTGCACTGGGAGCGCGCGGGCGTGGTGTGCTCGGCGTGCCGCTCGCTGGTCGTGCGCACGCTGTCCTCACCGCCAGAGCCAACCAGACCCCACTGAGCTCAAGAGCTCGTCTCGGGCCCCTCTCGCGACACGTCGAGCCGATCGAAGGCGTGACCCAACCCCACCACGCCCAGCGCCACCTCGACCCCGAGCACCACCGCCGCGGCGAGCCCCGCGAACGGCAGCGCCCAGACTCCAAAACCCAGGAACCGATCCAGGGCGAGCGCCACGAGGCCCCCCACGATCGCCGCGGGCAACATCCCCACCAGCAGCACCACCAGCGTGCCCGCCAGCGTCAGCAACCGCTGGCCGAGCGCCTCGATGCCGCGCACCCGCTCGCCCTCCGGCGGCAGCCAGGCCGGAAACAGCACCACGGCCGCGTTCTGCACGAAGAGCCCACCCAGGCTCACCGCCGGCAGCACCCAGAGCGCGCCCAGTCCACCCGCCACCCAGAGCGTGGTGCGCATGCCCCCCTGCCACACCGAGAGCACCACCGCCACCAGCACGAGCGCCATCTGCGCCATCCCGAGCAGCAGCGCTGGCGCGGCGATCTCCGCCGCCACCACCTGTCGTCCCGTGAGCGGCAGCGCTCGCAACTGATCCATCCGGGGCAGATCCATCCGCAGGTCCACACGCAGGGCTGACGGCCCGAAGAAGCTCAGCATCACCGCGATCCCCGCGCACACCGGCGCCATGAACGTGCGCACGTTGGCGACCATGTCCGTCGCGTCCCGGCTCGACACCACCGAGGCCACCAGCCCTCCCACCAGTCCCGCGACGAGCAGCCGCCCCGCCCCACCCAACCGCCGCGCGGCGATGAGGTTCTTCCAGACGAGCGCCACCTCCGGCCGGCCCATGGGCACCAACCGGAAGGGCGTCGCCCCCGCGCGGATGAGGGTGGGCCGCCCCCCCTGCCG
This is a stretch of genomic DNA from Archangium violaceum. It encodes these proteins:
- a CDS encoding serine/threonine-protein kinase gives rise to the protein MGRVFLAYDPRLRRQVALKFVRDEHPELTRSFLAEARAQARVNHERVCKVYEVGQVDGKVFIAMQYVKGRPLGALVRELTVEQKALVLRDAALGVHEAHRAGLIHRDVKPSNIMVERGEDGVLRSYVMDFGLASDWKESETVTGTVLGTPLYMAPEQARGEVARLDRRADVYSLGATLYALLTGQPPIQGSNGLEVLNNLATVEPRPPRALDRNIPPELEAITLKCLEKEPSARYDSARALAEDLDRFLAGEPVLARTGPGYRLRKRLHKHRLLLSAATAALLALATAVGWGALARREASERERLARHFTELVERIESRVRYSALSRLHDARQERQAIQDIQARMEELEVEMRQGGEQALGPGHYALGRGALALGDPEKAREHLESAWQHGFREPRVAYALALALGQSYQEKLLEAEKRFGDTDGRESRKSLLRDIERRYRDPALAYLAQSQGAEVPSNEYVAALIAFYEGRLDDALARLDAVSGRLPWFYEAPKLRGDIFVARVYGHWRESNFDRAKADLEAGRKAYVAAATIAESAPAVHKGLAQLEVTEMLIQYELEGDMMPFYTRAQDALMRCLAVAPDDYMCWVDLARLHIRLANRRREGTEEIIAKAMKAAEHALALAPARSEARMVLASSFKVLARYRQILGADPRELFRRAADLLESIRPEDRSPVFHKERFGLFDSLARYENQIGESSLGHLDRAIQEMQAVLAIDARDYDAWANLGWAYLSRADDRYNPEPDRDLAQALLACDKARSIDPKRISSYMHSGATYVFRARRLSNRGGDPVPDLVSAREQFRQALTLAPKSSWPYFSIGEAFLEQARDAWARGGNPFPLLDEARASIEHAISISPRDDDVPLGRGMLLVQRARYLRARGEDPGPSVREAEEVVKRGLEQWPDYYRSSLMLGSVHVTRAGFNVDRGRAPGPDLARAEAELRQALAKEPINAEAWLQLGEAQSLNATWQARSGKARAEDFEEATKSYEKALELAPDVLEHSLWLGQHCYRWATWQKKAGGEYGPVLKRGLELADQILKLRPDWREAQDLRGKLLRASQ